In a genomic window of Rutidosis leptorrhynchoides isolate AG116_Rl617_1_P2 unplaced genomic scaffold, CSIRO_AGI_Rlap_v1 contig330, whole genome shotgun sequence:
- the LOC139882960 gene encoding DUF724 domain-containing protein 2-like, whose amino-acid sequence MERHPLREPADFSTLRPLPPSNANQNSSFELNELVDAYKLLGWWVGEIDEIFHCDGNGKIYSVRFNHPKKHFLHFASSELRSHFDWVDGKWLKPQNVVSLVVWLAAGNKADVRGGQGSSNSWTSLLEKATSDMKAKCGVAPIGLPRDKPRALPIASENEEESSSSTPVEVDNMQPSDLSQKISGFLKQRCLTKKKGSLSEQSGKDGGEMIPKDSNTELEQPRTQEVKSTTTTTRDSKCINFPRYEHWECLFAFSKQLAMKDNVPHVLPSVTDKEDTTAVGIQSVNTIQYTDKACSNEVIVTKEVAVNGCPAVEVELPEIGEVEPTTPIFPQQQNVILNSGYKEKGVEMANVVSTIPNSEEPCWDTPAIMESDGTSILSDSRETPFEKSSQFWQFVESLDVFQNMPQKPHFRPLVKEKEGMREAYAIGLMMNFSDIVPKISKL is encoded by the exons ATGGAAAGACACCCACTAAGAGAGCCTGCTGATTTTTCAACTCTCAGGCCTTTACCACCTTCCAATGCTAACCAAAACTCATCTTTTGAGTTGAATGAGCTGGTTGATGCTTATAAGTTGCTCGGTTGGTGGGTTGGTGAGATCGACGAGATTTTTCACTGTGATGGAAATGGCAAGATATACAGTGTTCGATTCAACCATCCTAAAAAACATTTTCTTCACTTTGCGTCTTCAGAACTCAGATCCCATTTTGATTGGGTTGATGGAAAATGGCTTAAACCACAAAACGTAGTCTCTTTGGTTGTCTGG TTGGCTGCGGGTAATAAGGCTGATGTGAGAGGAGGACAAGGCTCCTCAAATTCTTGGACAAGCCTGTTAGAGAAGGCAACTTCAGATATG AAAGCAAAATGTGGAGTAGCCCCAATCGGTCTTCCAAGAGATAAACCAAGAGCATTACCAATCGCATCGGAAAATGAAGAAGAGTCCTCAAGCTCAACACCAGTGGAGGTTGACAACATGCAGCCAAGTGATTTATCGCAGAAAATTTCAGGATTT CTTAAGCAACGCTGTCTTACTAAGAAGAAAGGGTCCCTATCGGAACAGAGTG GCAAAGATGGTGGTGAAATGATTCCAAAGGACTCTAACACTGAACTTGAACAGCCTAGAACACAAGAAGTGAAGTCTACCACCACAACTACAAGGGATTCTAAATGCATAAATTTCCCCAGAT ATGAGCACTGGGAATGTTTATTTGCATTCAGTAAACAGCTGGCCATGAAAGACAATGTCCCTCATGTGTTGCCTTCAGTTACAGATAAGGAGGACACGACTGCGGTGGGGATTCAGTCAGTGAATACCATCCAATATACTG acAAGGCATGCAGCAATGAAGTTATAGTGACAAAAGAAGTTGCTGTAAATGGTTGCCCTGCGGTAGAAGTTGAGCTTCCTGAAATTGGAGAAGTGGAGCCCACAACTCCAATCTTCCCTCAGCAACAGAATGTGATTCTGAATTCTG GATACAAAGAAAAAGGTGTAGAAATGGCTAATGTAGTATCAACTATTCCAAACTCAGAAGAACCTTGCTG GGACACACCAGCCATAATGGAATCTGATGGCACGAGCATTCTGAGTGATTCCAGGGAAACACCATTTGAGAAGTCTTCACAATTTTGGCAATTTGTGGAATCCTTGGATGTATTCCAAAACATGCCCCAAAAGCCTCATTTCCGCCCTTTGGTTAAGGAAAAAGAAGGGATGCGTGAAGCATATGCAATTGGTCTGATGATGAACTTTTCTGACATTGTGCCGAAGATATCTAAGTTGTGA